The DNA window ATCGCCGGAAAATGGAACGGCCGGTTCGTCGATTTGCGCACGCCGCTTCACGAAGACGGCGAGCTCGTGATTATTACCCAAGACATGCCTGAGGCGCTTGACATTTTGCGTCATAGCACCGCCCATTTAATGGCGCAGGCGGTCAAGCGGCTGTATGACAACGTTAAGCTTGGCGTCGGCCCGGTCATTGAGAACGGCTTCTACTATGATATTGATATGGAGCATAAGCTGACGCCGGATGATTTGCCGAAAATTGAGGCGGAAATGCGCAAAATTGTCAAAGAAAATCTCGACATCGTTCGCAAGGAAGTGAGCCGCGATGAGGCGATTCGCCTGTATGGGGAAATCGGCGACGACTTGAAACTTGAGCTCATCAACGACATTCCGGAGGGCGAGACGATTTCCATTTACGAGCAAGGCGAGTTTTTCGATCTTTGCCGCGGCGTGCATGTGCCGTCGACCGGGAAAATCAAAGAGTTTAAGCTGCTCAGCATCTCAGGCGCCTATTGGCGCGGCGACAGCAACAACAAAATGCTGCAGCGCATTTACGGCACGGCGTTTTTCAAAAAAGAAGATTTGGATCATTATTTGCACTTGCTTGAAGAAGCGAAAGAGCGCGACCATCGCAAGCTTGGCAAAGAGCTTGAGCTGTTTACGACATCGCAAAAAGTCGGACAAGGGCTGCCGCTTTGGCTGCCGAAAGGGGCGACGATCCGCCGCCTGATCGAACGGTACATCGTCGATAAAGAAATCGCCCTTGGCTACGACCATGTATATACGCCGGTGCTCGGCAGCGTAGAGCTGTATAAGACGTCAGGCCACTGGGACCATTATAAAGAAAACATGTTTCCGCCGATGGAAATGGATAACGAACAGCTCGTGCTGCGGCCGATGAACTGTCCGCACCATATGATGATTTATAAAAGCAAGCTTCATAGTTACCGCGAGCTGCCGATCCGCATCGCCGAGCTCGGTACGATGCATCGCTACGAAATGTCCGGGGCGCTGACCGGGCTGCAGCGCGTCCGCGGCATGACGCTCAATGACGCCCATATTTTCGTGCGTCCGGACCAAATTAAAGACGAGTTTAAGCGTGTCGTCAATTTGATTTTGGAAGTATACAAAGACTTTGGGCTCGACGAATATTCGTTCCGCCTGTCGTATCGCGACCCGCACGATAAAGAAAAATATTACGATGACGATGAGATGTGGGAAAAGGCGCAACGCATGTTGCGCGAAGCGATGGACGAGCTTGGCCTCGACTACTACGAGGCCGAAGGAGAAGCGGCGTTTTACGGGCCGAAGCTCGATGTGCAAGTGCGCACGGCGCTCGGCAAAGATGAAACGCTCTCGACCGTGCAGCTTGATTTCCTCTTGCCGGAGCGGTTTGACTTAACATACATCGGCGAAGACGGAAAGCCGCACCGTCCGGTCGTCATCCACCGCGGCGTCGTTTCCACGATGGAACGGTTTGTCGCCTTCTTGATCGAAGAGTACAAAGGTGCGTTTCCAACGTGGCTCGCTCCAGTGCAGGTGGAAGTCATCCCGGTATCGCCGGAAGCCCATCTCGATTATGCGTATGAAGTAAAACAAGCGCTGCAGGCGAACGGCTTCCGTGTTGAAGTCGACGAACGTGATGAAAAAATCGGTTATAAAATCCGCGAAGCACAAATGCAAAAAATTCCGTACATGCTCGTTGTCGGCGACAAAGAAGCAGCCGAGCGGGCGGTCAACGTCCGCCGCTACGGCGAAAAAGACAGTCGGACGGTCGCGCTTGATGAATTTATCGCTATACTGGAAGAAGATGTGCGGCAAAAACAGGCGAAAGAACGATGAACCAACAGCGGCCCGCAGGCGGCATGCCCGCTTGCCGGGCCGCGTTTGTTTCAAGGCGGACGGCGGCGCTGTACTGGAAACGCGGGGAGAGAAGGACGGCAAAACTTTTTTGTAAAAAATCATAAGTTTTCTCTTGTCAACGAAATGATGTTTCGCTATAATAAGGGACGTTGTGTTTATCAAGAGTGGCTCCTTGACACGCCATCGCCAAGGTGGTATAGTGTATAAAGTGGAATGATTGCTTGTTTGTAACGAAAGCAGAAGCACCCGCTTCTCACCTGACCGGCGCCTGGGCGGCTGTTGGCAGGTTGTTACGGTTCGCAAATGGTTTGTTCGAACGTCGTGCGCGGGTGCTTTGTGCATCCGCGCTTTTTCGTTAGGAGCGGGGTTCTGCCGGCAAACAAGCCAGTCGGAAAAAACCTTGGAGGTGGCTCATTATTAGCAAAGATTTTATTATCAACGAACAAATTCGTGCCCGGGAAGTGCGCTTAATCGATCAAAACGGCGATCAGCTCGGCATTAAGTCGAAGCAGGAAGCGCTCGAGATCGCGGCAAGACGCAACTTGGACCTTGTCCTTGTCGCCCCGAACGCCAAACCGCCCGTTTGCCGCATTATGGATTACGGCAAATTCCGTTTTGAACAGCAAAAGAAAGAAAAAGAAGCGCGCAAAAAACAAAAGGTGATCAACATTAAAGAGGTGCGCCTCAGCCCGACGATCGAGGAGCATGACTTCAACACGAAACTGCGCAACGCGCGCAAGTTTTTGGAAAAAGGCGATAAAGTGAAGGCGACGATCCGGTTTAAAGGGCGGGCGATCACCCATAAAGAAATCGGACAGCGCGTCCTTGACCGCTTCTCGGAAGCGTGCGCCGACATTGCGGTCGTTGAAACGGCACCGAAAATGGACGGGCGCAACATGTTTTTAGTGCTGGCACCGAAAAACGACAACAAGTAAGGAGGAACTACGATGCCAAAAATGAAAACTCACCGCGGCTCAGCCAAACGGTTCAAAAAAACGGCGAGCGGCAAATTAAAACGCGGCCATGCGTATACGAGCCACTTGTTTGCGAATAAAACGAAAAAACAAAAACGTCATCTTCGCAAAGCGACGCTCGTCTCGCCTGGCGATTTCAAACGCATCCGTCAAATGCTTGACAACTTGAAATAATGACCGATCATAGGAGGGAACGATTATGCCACGCGTAAAAGGTGGACCAGTGACGCGCAGACGTCGCAAAAAAGTATTAAAGCTTGCAAAAGGGTATTTCGGCGCGAAACACGCGTTATATAGAGTTGCGAACCAGCAAGTGATGAAATCGCTCATGTATGCGTACCGTGACCGCCGTCAACGGAAGCGCGATTTCCGCAAATTGTGGATCGCCCGCATCAACGCGGCGGCCCGCCAAAACGGCTTGTCTTACAGCCGCCTCATGCACGGCTTGAAACTGGCTGGCGTCGAAGTAAACCGGAAAATGCTCGCTGACTTGGCGGTCAATGACCAAGCGGCATTTGCCCAACTCGCTGATTTGGCAAAAGCGAACTTGAATAAGTAATTACGATGGCCATCCTGAACGGGGATGGCCATTTTTATTATAGGAAATGGAGTGGGGGAGGGGCCATATGATACAATATGCCATAGCCGTCAATCTTTTCGCTTTTTTTGCTATGGGGCTTGATAAATATAAGGCGAGACGCCAACGTTTCCGCATCGCTGAGCGGACGCTTTGGCTTTTGGCGTTATTCGGCGGTGCAGCCGGCGCGGCGGCAGGGATGTATACGTTTCGTCATAAAACGCGCCATCGTGCGTTCCGGTACGGCTTGCCGCTGTTGGCGGCGGCGGAATTCATTGTGTATTGGCAGTGGATAGAGTAGAAAGGGGAGGAGAGTATGAACTGGCCTTTGCTTTACGACATGCAGCGGACGTTGGATGAGCGGATTGAAGCGGAGCACGGTCTCGTGCAGGAAGACTTGTTCAGTCGAAAGATGCTCGCCTTTCTCGTCGAACTCGGCGAGCTGGCAAATGAAACGCGCTGTTTTAAGTTTTGGAGCGTGAAGCCGTCTTCGCCGGCAGAGCGCATTCTTGAAGAATATGTCGATGGCTTGCACTTTTTGCTTTCGCTCGGGCTTGAGTGCGGCTTGTTTTATCAAGAAAATGAAGCTCCGTTAGCGGAGCGGTCGCTAGTCGAGCAGTTTCTCGCCGTGTTTCATGCCGCTGACCGGTTTGGGATGACGAAAGGGCGCGCAGACTATGACGAGTTGTTTACAGAATATTTGCGGCTCGGCGCGGCGCTCGGTTTTTCGGCAGATGTGATCACCATCGCGTACCGGCGGAAAAATGAAGTGAACCATCAGCGGCAAAATGAACGGTATTAAGTTCTTTTTCTTTCGGATGACAAATGATTGAATTTTGCCAACCGCCAGCTTTTTCAAGTATAATAAAAAAGTGGACAAAAACGGAAAGGGGTGCCAAGATGGCGAAGTTAGACGAAACGTTGACAATGCTGAAAGCGTTGACCGATGCAAAAGGCGTCCCGGGCAATGAACGGGAAGCGCGCGACGTGATGAAAACATACATAGCTCCCTATGCGGATGAAGTGACGACCGATGGGCTTGGCAGCTTGATCGCCAAAAAAGAAGGGAAATCCGGCGGGCCGAAAGTCATGATTGCCGGCCATTTGGATGAAGTCGGTTTCATGGTGACGCAAATCGATGACAAAGGGTTCATCCGCTTTCAGACGCTCGGCGGCTGGTGGAGCCAAGTGATGCTCGCCCAACGCGTGACGATCGTCACAAAAAAGGGCGATATCACCGGTGTCATCGGTTCGAAGCCGCCGCACATTTTGCCGCCGGAGGCGCGCAAAAAACCGGTCGACATTAAAGATATGTTCATTGACATCGGGGCGACGAGCCGCGACGAAGCGATGGAATGGGGCGTCCGTCCAGGCGATATGATTGTGCCGTATTTTGAGTTTACTGTGTTGAACAATGAAAAAATGCTGCTTGCCAAAGCGTGGGACAACCGAATCGGCTGTGCGATCGCCATTGAGGTGCTCAAGCAGCTGAAAGGCGTTGACCACCCGAACACGGTGTATGGCGTCGGCACGGTGCAGGAAGAAGTCGGCTTGCGCGGGGCGCGCACGGCTGCCCAATTCATTCAGCCGGACATCGCCTTTGCTGTTGACGTCGGCATTGCCGGCGATACGCCGGGCGTGTCGGAAAAAGAGGCGATGGGCAAACTCGGCGCCGGCCCGCACATCGTGTTGTACGATGCGACGATGGTGTCGCATCGCGGCTTGCGTGAATTTGTCATCGAGGTGGCGGAAGAGCTGAACATTCCGTACCATTTTGACGCCATGCCTGGCGGCGGCACGGATGCGGGGGCGATCCATTTGACGGCGAGCGGCGTCCCGTCGCTGACGATCGCCATCCCGACGCGCTATATCCATTCGCATGCCGCCATTTTGCATCGAGACGATTATGAAAACACGGTTAAGCTGTTAGTCGAAGTGATCAAACGGCTTGATGCGGAGAAAGTGAACGAAATTACGTTTGAATAAAGAGTGTGAGAGGCTGCCTGAAAAGGCCGCCTCTTTTGGCGAAAAGGATCTCCGTATATACAGAACGGGAAACAGGTGTCCCCAATCGTTTTGGGGACACGTGTTGATTGGCGGCCACAGCGCCGTTTATGGCGTCGATCTGTAGGCGGCGCCTGTTATGAATTTCCTCGATTGGTTCACATGTTCTGACCGTTCTTCGCTTTGCCAGCGGATATATTCAAACACGCTTTTGCATTGATGGCAATAAAACTGTCTAACTAGTTGTGCCGTGCCAAACGGCGCGATCAACTGCACATTGGTGGAATGACAAAAGGAGCAGTGCGGCTTTTCATAATGGTTATTTTGCATCGGTCACCGCCTCTTTCCGCCAAACGCGATCAAGGCTGTGTTGGAATCTGGTGAGCAAATCCTGGTAAAAATTGGAGATTGACTGAATCCAGCCGTTCGTATCTCTGACCGCTTTGAACGATTTCCCCGTTTCGTTTTTAATATCCGGTTTTTTGCCGACATGTCCGTTCAAGTCAAACGTCCACCAATATAACAGCCGCGCATGCCCTAGTTCCCCTTGGGCCATCGCGATGGAAGCAAGCATCGATTCCACATCTGGAGCGCTGAATCCCACTTTCGCCAAACGATCGCCTAACACAAATTTATTATCGGCAATTCCTTCGGTTAACGTAATTAACGCATGTTTGCTCATATCGCTTCAGCTCCTTTAATCCGGGATTCATAATTCATTACACCGTCGGAAAGGGAAACGCGCAAAAAGTTCTCTTTTTTGACGACAAACATATCAAACCAGTCTTCCTCATCGTAGATGAAATTCGCATAAATTTTTGCCAGGCTGTCCGAGTCGGAATCTCATCGTACACGGTCAACAACGGCGGAACGCTTAACAGCTCGGTATCCGCGACGATCTTGAGCGTCTGTTTCAGCGCTTCGCAATCCTCGTCGTTCATATCCTCTTGATTTTCCAAAATAAATCCATTCTTGATTTTTTGAATTAACTCTTCTTTTGTCATATATCCCCTCACCTTTTTGTTACGTTTTTAAAATATAGTTACTAAAACACAATACAAAACAATTCAAAAATTCCGTCAATAATGTTTTTATATTTTTTTTGCGACACCCATTGTTCTGACGCTTGATTTGGCTGTTCATAAGTGATTGATTTTCTATATTTAGATAGTGAAAATAGTAAAAAGTAATATGTTTTTCATTCTGTGTTTTTTAAAACATAATAATGGATATGAAGTGTCAAGTAAGGGGATCGTTCTTTCTGCTTCGCTGATCATACATTGGACGGCAAGGGAAGCGAGCATGGACAAAGAGGAACAGCTACGTGGCGGCACCGTAGTAAGCGGGTAGGCTCGATTATGATTGGCGGAAAGGGGAAGATGGATGTGGATGAAAATGGAAAAGCCGCCCCAGTCGGGCGGGCTTTTTTCGCTGATGCGAGATGCTATGGTTTAGCACTGCCTAGAAGGCAGGGGGGATAGAACGAGCAGCCTTACCGCAGCGTTTCTTGAATGGAAAGGCTTTGCCGCCACCGTTTCCCATGGTCAACATGTGCGCATAGGAAACCGTGATGTTTCAGCATCCTTCTAGGGAAAGGCGCCCACAACGCCAAAGGATGCCTACTGTTTTACTGCTTGCTCAAGCGTGGTGAGCATCATGTCTTTTTGCTGCTCATTGGCGTGCGTCCAAATGGCTTCAAACAGGACGCCAAGGCCGGGCAAATACTTTTCTTCACCGCGTTGAATCGCGTCTTCAATCGTATGTTCGAGCTGGTCTTTCGAATTGTTGGCGACGTTGTGCATAATCGCATGGCGAAGGTTTAAATCCATTGTCATCACCTCATTTGCCGTTGTTGTACAACGTTATCGTTTGCCAATGGCGATGGATTTATACATTGGCTTCGATTTTGCTATAATCAAGTGAGAAACTTGATGTGTGAGGTGACGGAACAATGGAAAAAGCGACATTCGCCGGCGGCTGCTTTTGGTGCATGGTGACGCCGTTTGAGGAACTCGACGGCATTTACGGCATCGTCTCCGGCTATACGGGCGGGCATGTCGAGAATCCGACGTATGAGCAGGTGAAAACGGGGACGACGGGCCATTACGAGGCGGTGCAAATCACGTTTGACCCGGACGTATTCCCATATGAGCGGCTTTTGGAACTGTATTGGTGTCAAATTGATCCGACCGATGACGGCGGCCAGTTTCATGACCGCGGGCCGCAATATCGGACGGCGATTTTTTACCATAACGAAAGACAGCGCCAGCTCGCCGAGCAGTCCAAGCGGGCGTTGGAAGAAAGCGGGCGCTTCTCGAAGCCGATTGTGACGAACATTTTGCCGGCCACAACGTTTTATCCGGCGGAAGAGTATCATCAAAACTACCATAAGAAAAACCCGAAGCATTACAAGCAAGACCGCGCCGCCTCCGGGCGCGATGAGTTTATCGCCAAACATTGGGGGGCGAAGCGGTGAAGCGAATTGAATCGCCAAAAAACGCGCGCGTGAAGCAATGGAAAAAGTTGCTGACGAAAAAAGGGCGCGAAGAAACCGGGTGGTTTTTGCTCGAAGGATTCCATCTCGTCGAAGAGGCAGTGAAAAGCCGAGCGCCGCTTGTCGAGCTGATTGTGGACGAGCGGGCCGCGATTCCGCCCGGCTGGGACGTCAGCGATGTTCCGGTAGTGATCGTAACAGAAGCGGTGATGAAGGCGATCAGCAGCACGGAAACACCGCAAGGGATCGCCGCTGTCTGCCGGCAGCGGCCGCATGAGCTCACAGGTGTGAAAACGGCGTTGCTCATTGATGCCGTGCAAGACCCGGGCAATCTCGGCACGCTGATCCGCACCGCCGACGCGGCCGGCATCGATGCCGTCATTTTAGGGGAAGGATGCGCCGATTTGTACAATCCGAAAGTGATCCGCGCAACCCAAGGGTCGCTGTTTCATCTTCCGGTTATCAAAGGCGATGTGGCGGAATGGATCACGCGTTTGAAAGAGCAAGGCATTCCGGTGTACGGCACCGCCTTGGAAAACGCGGTCGATTACCACACCATCCCACGGTCATCCTCATTCGCGCTTGTCGTCGGCAATGAAGGAAGCGGCGTCCGGCGCGAGCTGCTCGAGCTGACGACAGAAAACGTCTACATCCCGATTTATGGCCAGGCGGAGTCGCTTAACGTTGCCGTCGCAACGGGAATTTTGCTTTATTCCTTACAGGCGGTGCGGTAAAAAATTTGCCCCTCACCTTGCCTTTGCCCGCGCATTTGCGTATAATGAATAGCGACATTTCCCATACGGACAACAACGATGACGGAGAAAAGTAGCTTGCCGCTCGCCATCCAGGGAGAAAACGCCATAGACTGGGAGCGTTTTTATGGCCGACGCAAGCGAAGTTCACCTCCCGAGTTGACACCGGGACCATCCCCCATAGGTGGGATGTAAAGGTGATCCGGCTTTTGGCCGTTATGGCAAGGAAGCGAACAGCGCGTCTTCATTGGCGCTGTTAACAAGGGTGGTACCGCGAGCAACAACTCGTCCCTTACTGGGGGCGGGTTTTTTTATTTTGTCAGAGGAGGGATTGGCGTGAAAGAACGGTTGCATGAACTCGAGCGAGAAGCGCTTGCAAAAATTGAACAAGCTGGCGATTTAAAAGCGCTCAATGATGTGCGCGTCGCCTATTTAGGCAAAAAAGGGCCGATTACCGAAGTGCTGCGCGGCATGGGAGCATTGCCGCCAGAAGAGCGTCCGAAAATCGGTGCGCTGGCCAATGAGGTGAGAGGGGCGATCCAACAGGCGCTTGAGGCAAAACAAACGAAACTGGAAGAAGAAGAAGTGGAGCGGAAGTTGGCGGCTGAAGCGATCGATGTGACGCTTCCGGGGCGTCCGGTGAAACTGGGCAATCCCCATCCGCTGACGCGCGTCATCGAGGAAATTGAAGATTTGTTCATCGGCATGGGCTATACGGTCGCCGAAGGGCCGGAAGTCGAGACCGACTATTACAACTTTGAGGCGCTCAATTTGCCGAAAGGCCACCCGGCCCGCGATATGCAAGACTCGTTTTATATTACGGAAGAAATGTTGCTTCGCACCCACACATCGCCGATGCAGGCGCGGACGATGGAGAAGCATCGCGGGCGCGGCCCGGTAAAAATCATTTGCCCGGGCAAAGTGTACCGCCGCGACACCGATGATGCGACCCATTCGCATCAGTTTACGCAAATTGAAGGGTTGGTGGTTGACCGCAACATCCGGATGAGCGACTTGAAAGGAACGTTGCGCGAATTTGCCCGCAAGCTGTTCGGCGAAGGGCGCGACATTCGTTTTCGACCGAGCTTTTTCCCGTTTACGGAGCCGTCGGTCGAAGTCGATGTGTCCTGCTTCCGCTGCGAAGGGCACGGCTGCAGCGTCTGCAAAGGCACGGGCTGGATTGAAATTTTGGGCGCCGGCATGGTGCACCCGAATGTGCTCGAGATGGCTGGGTTTGATTCAAAAACGTACACCGGATTTGCGTTCGGCATGGGGCCGGAGCGGATCGCGATGTTGAAATACGGCATTGACGATATCCGCCATTTCTATCAAAACGATCTTCGTTTCTTGCAACAATTTTTGCGTGTCTAACAGAAAAAAGGAGGGGTTATGAATGCTCGTTTCGTATCGTTGGCTAGGCGAATACGTCGATTTAACGGGCGTGACGGCCAAAGAACTCGCTGACCGCATCACCAAAAGCGGCATTGAAGTCGAGCGGATCGAGGTGCTCAACCGGGGAATGAAGGGAGTCGTCATCGGTCATGTGCTCGAATGCGAGCCGCACCCGAACGCCGACAAACTGCGGAAGTGCCTTGTTGATCTTGGCGAAAGCGAGCCGGTGCAAATCATTTGCGGCGCCCCGAACGTCGCCAAAGGGCAAAACGTCGCTGTCGCCAAAGTCGGCGCGGTGCTGCCGGGCCATTTTAAAATCAAACGGGCGAAGCTGCGCGGCGAAGAGTCAAACGGCATGATTTGTTCGCTCCAAGAGCTCGGTGTTGAGGCGAAAGTCGTGCCGAAAGAATACGCCGAAGGCATTTTCGTTTTCCCGAGCGACGCGCCGGTCGGCGCCGATGCGTTGGAATGGCTCGGCTTGCACGATGAAGTGCTCGAACTGGCCTTGACGCCCAACCGCGCTGACTGCTTAAGCATGATCGGCGTCGCTTACGAAGTTGCTGCGATTCTCGGCCGCGACGTGAAGCTGCCGGAAGCGGTGGTCAGGGAAAACAATGAAAAGATCCATGACTACATTTCCGTCCGCGTCGATGCGCCGGAAGACAATCCGCTGTACGCCGGGCGGATCGTGAAAAACGTCCAGATCGGTCCGTCGCCGCTTTGGATGCAAGCGCGCTTGATGGCGGCCGGCATTCGCCCGCACAACAATGTTGTCGATATCACCAACTACATTTTGCTTGAGTACGGCCAGCCGCTGCACGCGTTTGACTACGACCGCCTCGGTTCGAAGAAGATCGTCGTCCGCCGGGCGAAGGCAGGGGAAACGATCGTGACGCTTGACGATGCCGAGCGGAAGCTGACCGAAGATCATCTCGTCATCACGAACGGCCATGAGCCGGTCGCTTTAGCCGGCGTGATGGGCGGAGCCAACTCGGAAGTGCGCGATGACACGAAAACAGTGTTCATCGAAGCGGCGTATTTTACGAGTCCGGTCATTCGCCAGGCGGTAAAAGATCACGGACTGCGCAGCGAAGCGAGCACCCGCTTTGAAAAAGGGATCGATCCGGCGCGGACGAAAGAAGCGCTCGAGCGCGCCGCGGCGCTGATGGCCGAATACGCCGGCGGCGAAGTTGTCGGCGGCATCGTGGAGGCCAGTACATGGAAAGAGGAGCCGGTTGTTGTCACAGTGACGCTCGAACGCATCAACGGCGTCCTCGGCACAGTGATGACGAAAGAGGAAGTGGCTGACATTCTTTCGAACTTGCAATTCTCGTTTGCGGAAGACAATGGAACGTTTACAATTCACGTCCCATCGCGCCGCCGCGATATTGCGATCGAAGAAGATATCATCGAGGAAGTCGCCCGCCTGTACGGCTACGACCATTTGCCGGCGACGTTGCCGGTGGCCGAGGCAAAACCGGGCGAGCTGACGCCATACCAAGCGAAACGCCGCCGCGTCCGCCGCTATTTGGAAGGTGCCGGCTTGTTCCAGGCGATCACGTATTCGCTCACCAGCCCGGACAAAGCGACGCGGTTTGCTTTGGAGACCGCCGAACCGGTCCGATTGGCGCTGCCGATGAGCGAGGAGCGGAGCGTTCTCCGGCAAAGCTTAGTGCCGCATTTGCTTGAAGCAGCGAGCTACAACCGCGCCCGCCAAGTCGAGAACGTCGCTCTGTATGAAATCGGCTCCGTCTACTTGTCGAAGGGAGAAAACGTTCAGCCGGCGGAAAACGAGCGGCTTGCCGGCGTCATCACCGGTTTATGGCATGCTCACCTTTGGCAAGGGGAGAAAAAAGCGGCCGATTTCTATGTTGCAAAAGGTGTGCTTGACGGCTTGTTCGACCTGCTTGGGCTGTCTGATCGCATCAGCTACCGCCCGGCGAAGCGCGCCGACTTGCATCCGGGGCGGACGGCGGAGATTGCGCTTGACGGCAAGATGATCGGCTTTGTCGGCCAGCTCCACCCAGCCGCGCAAAAAGAGTACGATTTGAAAGAAACGTACGTCTTTGAACTCGCCTTGGCCGAGCTGTTGAACGCGGAAGGAGAAGCGATCCGCTACGAATCGATTCCGCGCTTCCCGTCGGTTGTGCGCGACATCGCTTTAGTCGTCGATGACAGCATCGAAGCAGACGCCCTCAAGCAGGCGGTCGAAGAAGCTGGGAAACCGCTGTTGAAAGAGGTTGCCCTCTTTGACGTCTACAAAGGCGACCGCCTGCCGGCCGGGAAAAAATCGCTCGCCTTCTCGCTCCGCTATTATGATCCGGAACGGACGCTCACCGATGAGGAAGTCACGGCTGTTCATGAGCGGGTATTGGCGGCGGTCGAAGAGCAGTTTGGCGCGGTGTTGCGTGGGTAATGTCGCAGCTGTAGAAGCAGGGAGCACGGGCAGCTCCCTGTTTTTCTATTCCGTCACACCGAAGCGTGCAAAAAGGGGGAGAACGATGCGAACCATTCAGGCCGCGATCATTGCCTTGCTTTTGCTTGCCGGGTTGTACGGATGCGCTGCGGGGCGGCCGGATGGCAGACAACAACCGGTTGAGCTCACCGTCTCAGCAGCTGCCAGTTTGCAAGACGCGCTAGAGGAAGTGAAAACCACCTTCGAGCGCGAGCATCCGAACATCCGCGTTCACTATAACTTTGGGTCATCCGGCGCCTTGCAAAAACAAATCGCGCAAGGGGCGCCGGTCGATTTGTTTTTCTCCGCCGCCGTCCTGCCGTTTGCGGAGCTGAAAAAGGAAGAATTGATTGATTCTGCGCATGAAAAAACGGTGCTGGCCAACGAACTCGTGCTCATTGTGCCAAAACAAGAAGAAGAGGCGATTCAGTCGCTCGATGACATCCTTCGCGCGAAACGGGTGGCCATTGGCATCCCTGAGTCGGTGCCGGCCGGCATATACGCGAAACAAACGCTTGAGCGCGCCGGGCTTTGGGAAACCGTCAAGCCGCGCCTCGTTTTGGCCAAAGACGTCCGCCAAGTGTTGACGTATGTCGAAACGGGCAACGTCGACGCCGGCTTTGTGTATCGGACGGACGCGCTTGTCTCCAGCAACGTGAAAATCGCGGCTGTGGTGCCTGATGAGATGCACGAACCGATCGTCTATCCGCTCGGTGTGGTCAAGACGAGCAAGCATCTGCAAGAAGCGCGCCAGTTTTATGCTTATTTAACGAGCGAACAAGCGTTGAAGCAGTTTGAACGGCATGGGTTTCGCCGCGCCCGGCAGCACTAAACAGGGG is part of the Geobacillus sp. 46C-IIa genome and encodes:
- a CDS encoding RNA methyltransferase codes for the protein MKRIESPKNARVKQWKKLLTKKGREETGWFLLEGFHLVEEAVKSRAPLVELIVDERAAIPPGWDVSDVPVVIVTEAVMKAISSTETPQGIAAVCRQRPHELTGVKTALLIDAVQDPGNLGTLIRTADAAGIDAVILGEGCADLYNPKVIRATQGSLFHLPVIKGDVAEWITRLKEQGIPVYGTALENAVDYHTIPRSSSFALVVGNEGSGVRRELLELTTENVYIPIYGQAESLNVAVATGILLYSLQAVR
- the pheS gene encoding phenylalanine--tRNA ligase subunit alpha; the protein is MKERLHELEREALAKIEQAGDLKALNDVRVAYLGKKGPITEVLRGMGALPPEERPKIGALANEVRGAIQQALEAKQTKLEEEEVERKLAAEAIDVTLPGRPVKLGNPHPLTRVIEEIEDLFIGMGYTVAEGPEVETDYYNFEALNLPKGHPARDMQDSFYITEEMLLRTHTSPMQARTMEKHRGRGPVKIICPGKVYRRDTDDATHSHQFTQIEGLVVDRNIRMSDLKGTLREFARKLFGEGRDIRFRPSFFPFTEPSVEVDVSCFRCEGHGCSVCKGTGWIEILGAGMVHPNVLEMAGFDSKTYTGFAFGMGPERIAMLKYGIDDIRHFYQNDLRFLQQFLRV
- the pheT gene encoding phenylalanine--tRNA ligase subunit beta — encoded protein: MLVSYRWLGEYVDLTGVTAKELADRITKSGIEVERIEVLNRGMKGVVIGHVLECEPHPNADKLRKCLVDLGESEPVQIICGAPNVAKGQNVAVAKVGAVLPGHFKIKRAKLRGEESNGMICSLQELGVEAKVVPKEYAEGIFVFPSDAPVGADALEWLGLHDEVLELALTPNRADCLSMIGVAYEVAAILGRDVKLPEAVVRENNEKIHDYISVRVDAPEDNPLYAGRIVKNVQIGPSPLWMQARLMAAGIRPHNNVVDITNYILLEYGQPLHAFDYDRLGSKKIVVRRAKAGETIVTLDDAERKLTEDHLVITNGHEPVALAGVMGGANSEVRDDTKTVFIEAAYFTSPVIRQAVKDHGLRSEASTRFEKGIDPARTKEALERAAALMAEYAGGEVVGGIVEASTWKEEPVVVTVTLERINGVLGTVMTKEEVADILSNLQFSFAEDNGTFTIHVPSRRRDIAIEEDIIEEVARLYGYDHLPATLPVAEAKPGELTPYQAKRRRVRRYLEGAGLFQAITYSLTSPDKATRFALETAEPVRLALPMSEERSVLRQSLVPHLLEAASYNRARQVENVALYEIGSVYLSKGENVQPAENERLAGVITGLWHAHLWQGEKKAADFYVAKGVLDGLFDLLGLSDRISYRPAKRADLHPGRTAEIALDGKMIGFVGQLHPAAQKEYDLKETYVFELALAELLNAEGEAIRYESIPRFPSVVRDIALVVDDSIEADALKQAVEEAGKPLLKEVALFDVYKGDRLPAGKKSLAFSLRYYDPERTLTDEEVTAVHERVLAAVEEQFGAVLRG
- the modA gene encoding molybdate ABC transporter substrate-binding protein: MRTIQAAIIALLLLAGLYGCAAGRPDGRQQPVELTVSAAASLQDALEEVKTTFEREHPNIRVHYNFGSSGALQKQIAQGAPVDLFFSAAVLPFAELKKEELIDSAHEKTVLANELVLIVPKQEEEAIQSLDDILRAKRVAIGIPESVPAGIYAKQTLERAGLWETVKPRLVLAKDVRQVLTYVETGNVDAGFVYRTDALVSSNVKIAAVVPDEMHEPIVYPLGVVKTSKHLQEARQFYAYLTSEQALKQFERHGFRRARQH